The proteins below are encoded in one region of Ostrea edulis chromosome 3, xbOstEdul1.1, whole genome shotgun sequence:
- the LOC130052645 gene encoding uncharacterized protein LOC130052645, which translates to METGMIKPVYIRNSDIVIGNNTVTDYEILESVIKCTSDIKCIQRDRGLWRIYVNTLQSRTKLLSEGFDFRNTNVYAFETNPFSAGTNSPKEEVLRITIKGVPLSVDDGEIIKMLDNFDVSLTSPIKYENIRHPITRKMTSILNGNRFVYAKPLPQGKSLPRSAICAGLKCLIYHKGQPSNKQTPMCTNCWGEHWRSQCTKTKRCRICLQEGHDPGSELCDAFVENQKEVMSFAGSENPLSNFFPCSLHVFGVHHQSSEHAFQYVKAIRNGDIQKAQAIQDVNSALEAKKLGKEIHSSDEFLSKREEVMEEILKAKYNQVEEYHAVLKKSTPSTIYAEAVYDDFWGTGLNRIGTDHTDHNKWPGKNIMGKLTHKIACENRPPSRSISVPRNTQLSDQRNISDMLSSIQKNDAKKPRTGRNSRNRNTKNSVNSKKECDQSVNTPQPVTTDR; encoded by the coding sequence ATGGAGACTGGGATGATCAAACCTGTCTATATTAGAAACTCTGACATTGTAATTGGCAACAATACTGTTACCGATTATGAGATTCTAGAATCTGTTATCAAATGCACCAGTGATATCAAATGTATACAACGAGATCGTGGACTCTGGAGGATCTACGTAAATACTCTCCAAAGTAGAACCAAACTACTGTCTGAAGGTTTCGACTTTCGAAACACAAATgtttatgcttttgaaacaaaccCTTTCTCAGCTGGTACAAACTCTCCCAAGGAGGAAGTTTTGAGAATCACAATCAAAGGAGTTCCTCTATCCgttgatgatggagaaattATAAAGATGCTTGATAACTTTGATGTATCTCTTACAAGcccaataaaatatgaaaatatacgGCATCCAATAACCCGGAAAATGACAAGTATTCTAAATGGAAACAGGTTTGTCTATGCCAAACCTCTTCCCCAGGGAAAATCTTTGCCAAGATCAGCTATTTGTGCGGGCTTAAAATGTCTCATCTATCACAAAGGTCAACCTTCAAATAAACAGACGCCTATGTGTACTAACTGCTGGGGCGAGCATTGGAGATCCCAGTGTACGAAAACCAAACGCTGCAGAATCTGTCTACAAGAAGGACATGATCCAGGATCTGAATTATGTGATGCCTTTGTAGAAAACCAGAAGGAAGTCATGTCTTTTGCTGGTTCTGAAAATCCTCTTTCCAACTTTTTCCCGTGCTCCCTACATGTATTTGGCGTTCACCATCAATCCTCCGAACACGCATTTCAGTATGTCAAGGCCATTCGAAATGGAGACATCCAAAAAGCGCAGGCTATTCAAGATGTAAACTCAGCCTTAGAAGCCAAAAAATTGGGGAAAGAGATTCACAGCAGTGATGAATTCCTGTCTAAGCGAGAAGAAGTAATGGAGGAAATTCTAAAGGCTAAATATAATCAAGTGGAAGAATATCACGCTGTACTGAAGAAAAGTACGCCCTCCACTATATATGCTGAAGCCGTCTACGACGATTTCTGGGGCACTGGCCTAAATCGGATAGGAACGGATCACACAGATCACAATAAATGGCCCGGCAAAAATATCATGGGTAAGCTTACTCACAAAATCGCTTGTGAAAACAGACCCCCGAGTCGATCAATATCCGTCCCCAGGAACACTCAGTTGTCGGACCAGAGGAACATCTCAGACATGCTCAGCAGCATTCAAAAGAACGATGCTAAAAAGCCGAGAACTGGACGAAACTCCCGAAACAGGAACACAAAAAATAGTGTTAATTCAAAAAAAGAATGTGATCAATCTGTCAATACGCCACAACCAGTGACAACGGATAGGTAA